In Heptranchias perlo isolate sHepPer1 chromosome 7, sHepPer1.hap1, whole genome shotgun sequence, a genomic segment contains:
- the LOC137323295 gene encoding death-associated protein-like 1 isoform X1 — MHGWCRQCILSPMAWGLKNKQLCSGWLNVVAVPIQASGGMRVSKKQEENRSDQKTKKCIPSPSTAINLSKMSFILARTIDKLSRNYPSAVARQKPQPALERIPLPRQLHVIHQPRKC; from the exons ATGCATGGGTGGTGCAGGCAGTGCATATTGAGTCCAATGGCATGGGGGCTGAAGAATAAACAGCTCTGTTCTGGATGGCTGAATGTTGTggctgtacccatccaggcaagtg GTGGCATGAGGGTTTCCAAAAAACAAGAGGAAAATAGAAGTGACCAGAAAACCAAGAAATGTATTCCAAGCCCAAG TACTGCTATCAACTTGTCAAAAATGAGTTTCATCTTGGCTAGAACTATTGATAAG CTGAGCCGCAACTATCCATCTGCAGTTGCACGTCAAAAGCCACAGCCTGCTCTGGAGAGGATTCCACTACCTAGACAGTTGCATGTTATTCACCAGCCACGCAAGTGTTGA
- the LOC137323295 gene encoding death-associated protein-like 1 isoform X2: MRVSKKQEENRSDQKTKKCIPSPSTAINLSKMSFILARTIDKLSRNYPSAVARQKPQPALERIPLPRQLHVIHQPRKC, encoded by the exons ATGAGGGTTTCCAAAAAACAAGAGGAAAATAGAAGTGACCAGAAAACCAAGAAATGTATTCCAAGCCCAAG TACTGCTATCAACTTGTCAAAAATGAGTTTCATCTTGGCTAGAACTATTGATAAG CTGAGCCGCAACTATCCATCTGCAGTTGCACGTCAAAAGCCACAGCCTGCTCTGGAGAGGATTCCACTACCTAGACAGTTGCATGTTATTCACCAGCCACGCAAGTGTTGA